From the genome of Ectobacillus sp. JY-23, one region includes:
- a CDS encoding DUF2194 domain-containing protein, whose product MSRHSYIVWAVTAIILLLLVAIIQMIRVDGFYKVFPAKGVKTGKVETMSSQVKPTGEELQVTLVQEIAQDPIMDNIARTLTYAKIPFSYKKPAETINLIPSPYHILVITDRVLPYEQVKQFVANGGRLFVAQRFLDEEWNELVGIEENQGYLENDAYGLQMQKPLFPGYETIADDNGAIPNSMLDVVLSEKAQVYISAEGIPMLWTHQYGKGKVVYWNATFLVTKYTRGLITQSIGLAPPQFVSGQAAMKVMFIDDFPAPFPAGFTDMITKDYKLTTQEFFEQIWWPDLKKIADQERVHYTNVFIGTYQNNDRVTASQLIQELRHPMIFFGRDALRRGDELGFHGYNHQPLVTADEPMDPNLQYTPWQSSEHMRKSIRKAQEAFSHYFPRQVVHSYVPPSNIVNQTGLQALKDTLPSLRVIASLYDAGEGVGVFEQEFEADAQYQDVFYLPRISSGYKQGAFEMLAITDAIANFGMFNHFIHPDDVLDVDRADKGGWKQMQAGLSDLMKRIRTKYPSLRAYRAFDAANTLQQYQQAQMYVHYKQKEISISGRNLVNPSHAYIRLENGAIAEGRFAGYRVKKLAEGLYDVQLTKPFVTIEVKEVK is encoded by the coding sequence ATGAGTCGACATTCGTATATTGTGTGGGCGGTTACCGCAATCATACTGCTTCTATTGGTAGCCATTATACAAATGATAAGGGTAGATGGTTTTTATAAAGTATTCCCGGCAAAGGGAGTTAAGACGGGGAAAGTAGAAACAATGAGCAGTCAAGTCAAACCCACTGGTGAAGAGCTACAGGTTACACTTGTGCAGGAAATAGCTCAAGATCCGATTATGGATAATATTGCGCGTACGCTTACATATGCGAAAATTCCCTTCTCTTATAAGAAGCCGGCAGAAACAATCAATCTTATACCATCGCCTTATCATATTTTGGTTATAACCGATCGCGTGCTGCCTTATGAGCAAGTAAAACAGTTTGTTGCAAATGGTGGCCGTCTGTTTGTGGCGCAGCGTTTTCTGGATGAGGAATGGAATGAGTTGGTTGGTATCGAAGAAAACCAAGGTTATTTGGAAAATGATGCATATGGTTTGCAGATGCAAAAGCCCCTTTTTCCCGGATATGAAACAATTGCGGATGATAACGGCGCAATCCCTAACAGCATGCTTGATGTAGTACTGTCTGAAAAAGCACAGGTGTATATAAGTGCAGAAGGCATTCCGATGCTGTGGACACATCAATATGGCAAAGGAAAAGTGGTTTATTGGAACGCTACCTTTTTGGTCACAAAATATACGCGCGGTCTGATTACGCAATCTATAGGCCTGGCACCTCCGCAATTTGTAAGCGGGCAGGCAGCGATGAAAGTAATGTTTATTGATGATTTTCCCGCACCGTTTCCGGCAGGATTCACAGATATGATTACAAAGGATTATAAGCTAACCACACAGGAATTCTTTGAACAGATATGGTGGCCAGACTTAAAGAAAATTGCTGATCAAGAGCGGGTGCATTACACGAATGTGTTTATCGGTACATACCAAAATAATGATCGTGTAACAGCATCTCAATTGATACAAGAGCTGCGACATCCGATGATTTTCTTTGGAAGAGATGCTTTGCGCCGCGGAGATGAGCTTGGCTTTCATGGTTATAATCATCAGCCTCTCGTAACTGCTGATGAGCCAATGGATCCTAACCTGCAATATACACCGTGGCAATCGAGTGAGCATATGAGAAAATCTATCCGCAAGGCGCAGGAGGCATTTTCTCACTATTTTCCACGTCAAGTAGTGCATTCTTATGTACCGCCATCCAATATTGTAAATCAAACAGGTTTGCAGGCTTTGAAAGATACGCTGCCATCTCTGCGCGTTATTGCATCTTTATATGATGCAGGTGAAGGGGTAGGGGTGTTTGAGCAGGAGTTTGAGGCGGATGCGCAATATCAGGATGTATTTTATTTACCGCGTATTTCCAGCGGATACAAGCAAGGCGCATTTGAAATGCTGGCCATTACAGATGCAATCGCAAACTTCGGTATGTTTAATCATTTTATTCATCCCGATGATGTCCTAGATGTTGACCGCGCCGATAAAGGTGGCTGGAAGCAGATGCAGGCAGGCTTGTCTGACTTAATGAAGCGCATTCGCACTAAATATCCCTCATTGCGCGCGTATCGCGCTTTTGATGCTGCAAATACACTACAGCAGTATCAGCAGGCACAGATGTATGTTCATTATAAACAGAAGGAAATTAGCATTTCCGGAAGAAATCTTGTAAATCCTTCTCATGCTTATATTCGGTTGGAAAACGGAGCGATAGCAGAAGGAAGATTTGCAGGTTATCGTGTGAAAAAGCTGGCTGAAGGACTATATGATGTGCAGTTGACGAAGCCGTTCGTCACGATTGAGGTAAAGGAAGTGAAGTGA
- the pelF gene encoding GT4 family glycosyltransferase PelF: MRIAIVTEGSYPFVRGGVASWVHMLVTSLSHIEFDIISIMPSNFQEQGYTYSLSANVRRVWLYRLGESVKEGGETRLLASEVETVSNWLSFDTAVPQALQILSDTNRVGNGQSFLQSTYFWDIVQQAYLAEEQSSSFIDYFWIYRAMCESLISLLQQEFPKVDLIHAVSTGYAGLIAAHIKETQGIPFILTEHGIYTRERQEEILRASWIPNVYKDRWIRYFSHLSAQAYESANQIITLFRRNSEHQKELGAPVKKLRIIPNGIDCERLSTIKKKYTGKKLCIGAIVRVVPIKDIKAMIYAARILLDEEIDFALSIMGPMDEDREYARECVELATRLEVLSHVTFLGQVQVVDHLPYLDVLLLTSISEGQPLAILEGLAAGIPFIATDVGSCAELLLEDDGFGPAGFIVPPVNPKAVAEKCIWVYHNREEARKLGANGKRRMQAKYEWSDVARQYITIYETEVQRNGGNWV; this comes from the coding sequence ATGCGAATTGCCATTGTAACAGAGGGGAGCTATCCGTTTGTACGAGGGGGTGTGGCGAGCTGGGTGCATATGCTTGTGACAAGTCTCTCTCATATAGAATTTGATATTATTTCCATTATGCCAAGCAATTTTCAGGAACAGGGCTATACATATTCATTGTCAGCTAATGTTCGTAGGGTATGGCTGTATCGGTTAGGAGAATCTGTGAAGGAAGGCGGAGAAACAAGGCTATTAGCCAGTGAGGTAGAGACTGTCTCAAATTGGCTTTCTTTTGATACAGCTGTGCCGCAAGCGTTGCAGATTCTTTCTGATACCAACCGAGTAGGCAACGGGCAGTCCTTTTTACAAAGTACATATTTTTGGGATATTGTCCAGCAGGCTTATCTGGCAGAAGAACAATCCAGTTCTTTTATAGATTATTTTTGGATATATCGTGCCATGTGTGAAAGTCTTATTTCCTTACTGCAGCAAGAGTTTCCAAAAGTAGATTTAATTCATGCTGTATCAACTGGCTATGCTGGCTTGATTGCTGCGCACATAAAAGAAACACAAGGCATTCCGTTTATTTTAACGGAACATGGGATTTATACGCGGGAGCGCCAAGAAGAGATTTTGCGAGCATCCTGGATCCCGAATGTATACAAGGATCGCTGGATTCGCTATTTTTCCCATTTATCAGCGCAAGCCTATGAAAGCGCTAATCAAATTATTACGCTTTTTAGGCGTAATAGTGAACATCAAAAAGAACTTGGAGCACCTGTAAAAAAGCTGCGCATCATTCCCAATGGCATTGACTGTGAAAGGCTAAGCACGATTAAGAAGAAATATACTGGTAAGAAGCTCTGTATAGGTGCAATCGTCCGTGTTGTGCCAATTAAGGATATTAAGGCGATGATTTACGCTGCTCGTATTTTGTTAGATGAGGAAATTGACTTTGCATTATCCATTATGGGTCCCATGGATGAAGATCGTGAATATGCGAGGGAATGTGTAGAACTCGCTACGCGTCTGGAGGTGTTATCGCATGTAACGTTTTTGGGTCAGGTGCAAGTTGTAGATCATCTGCCGTATTTGGATGTGCTGCTTTTGACAAGCATCTCAGAGGGACAGCCATTAGCGATATTGGAAGGGTTAGCTGCGGGTATTCCATTTATCGCAACAGACGTTGGTTCTTGTGCAGAATTGCTTCTAGAAGATGATGGATTTGGGCCGGCCGGTTTTATTGTACCTCCTGTGAATCCTAAAGCAGTTGCGGAGAAATGTATATGGGTCTATCACAATCGAGAAGAAGCAAGAAAGCTCGGGGCAAATGGAAAGCGCCGCATGCAGGCTAAGTATGAATGGTCTGATGTTGCTAGACAATATATAACGATTTACGAAACGGAGGTGCAGCGTAATGGCGGGAATTGGGTTTAA
- a CDS encoding DUF4183 domain-containing protein codes for MALQLMKILVNASSTTETTPSPSRFFYVTPSGTAAGATLTIDAASFFNDAGTAVTSLPTLPAGNSYFNVFINGVLQMDDISTYTPGATGVGSLAINVPAGGDGILTGTPVILEVVSFTPSTTTTVET; via the coding sequence ATGGCTCTTCAACTTATGAAAATTTTAGTAAACGCTAGTTCCACAACGGAAACGACTCCGTCGCCATCACGCTTTTTTTATGTAACACCTTCCGGGACAGCTGCAGGTGCAACCTTGACGATTGACGCTGCTAGCTTTTTTAACGATGCAGGCACAGCTGTCACATCTTTACCAACGTTGCCTGCGGGAAATTCTTACTTTAATGTATTTATTAATGGGGTTTTGCAAATGGATGACATTTCAACATACACACCGGGTGCAACAGGTGTAGGTTCTCTTGCTATTAACGTCCCTGCGGGTGGAGATGGCATTTTAACAGGCACACCCGTTATTTTAGAAGTTGTTAGCTTCACGCCTTCTACCACCACAACAGTTGAAACATGA
- the pelG gene encoding exopolysaccharide Pel transporter PelG, with product MAGIGFKMQKLFKEDYFSARVRAYGFAVLITAGPWLVVVVTLALVQWLIGMAGVTMQVRELFLASISYCFIFSQVIFGVQNLIVTRYIADLFYEKRSDEVYPTFLGASQTAIGLGIILWCVFAIFSPLPFLYKLLLLILLSVMNVIWILFLFLTAAKYYQPIAYSFILGGAASLGATALLIYLVEFSQYSVQMNAFLLLAAFTFGMVVTLFVLYFSLLISFPKRSATNPFTYLTYFDRYPSLFWTGFLYNAGVWGCNWIIWFGEGASYIEGSFRYHTLYDTAVFLAYLSIIPTMMLFVLSIETRFYQRYRTFYGYINEGGSLQQIKRAKETMQIVLRQELERLLRNQGLFSILVMATIVYFAERFGIQQPFFGMLCITIVGAFANAMVLVISLLLLYFEDRKGAMYTSIIFFTSNILLTLLCMPLGLDGYGLSFAISSILTFVYTSFRLTAYVKDIDFHTFMGDKGAAERKTSYFHRLGRFFNRLGL from the coding sequence ATGGCGGGAATTGGGTTTAAGATGCAAAAGCTATTTAAGGAAGACTACTTTTCCGCGCGTGTTCGCGCTTACGGCTTTGCGGTGCTTATTACCGCTGGACCGTGGCTTGTCGTTGTAGTCACACTTGCTTTGGTGCAGTGGCTAATTGGTATGGCCGGTGTAACCATGCAGGTACGTGAATTGTTTTTAGCATCTATCTCGTATTGCTTTATTTTTTCTCAGGTTATCTTTGGAGTACAAAATTTAATTGTGACACGTTATATTGCGGATTTGTTTTATGAAAAGCGTTCCGATGAAGTATACCCTACCTTTCTGGGGGCTTCTCAAACAGCAATCGGATTGGGAATCATTCTTTGGTGCGTGTTTGCCATATTTTCACCGTTGCCGTTTCTGTATAAGCTGCTGTTGCTGATTTTATTGAGTGTAATGAATGTCATTTGGATATTATTTTTATTTTTGACTGCTGCTAAATACTATCAGCCAATCGCCTACAGCTTTATTCTGGGCGGGGCTGCGAGTCTCGGTGCGACGGCACTTCTGATATATCTGGTCGAGTTCAGTCAATATTCGGTACAAATGAATGCGTTTCTTCTCTTGGCTGCATTCACGTTCGGTATGGTTGTAACGTTGTTCGTTTTATATTTTTCGCTATTGATTAGCTTTCCAAAGCGAAGTGCCACAAATCCATTTACGTATCTTACTTATTTTGATCGGTATCCGTCTCTCTTTTGGACAGGCTTTCTATATAATGCCGGTGTTTGGGGATGTAACTGGATCATTTGGTTTGGAGAAGGCGCGTCCTATATAGAAGGTTCGTTTCGGTATCATACGTTATATGATACGGCCGTTTTTTTGGCATATTTATCTATCATTCCAACAATGATGCTCTTTGTACTTTCAATTGAAACACGTTTTTATCAGCGCTATCGCACTTTTTACGGCTATATCAATGAAGGCGGCTCTTTGCAGCAGATTAAAAGAGCTAAGGAGACGATGCAAATTGTGCTGAGGCAAGAATTGGAGCGCTTGCTGCGAAATCAGGGCTTATTTTCAATTCTTGTGATGGCCACTATTGTGTACTTTGCGGAAAGATTCGGGATTCAACAGCCGTTTTTTGGCATGTTATGTATCACAATTGTTGGTGCATTTGCGAATGCTATGGTGCTTGTAATCAGTTTGCTGCTGCTGTATTTTGAAGACCGAAAGGGAGCTATGTATACAAGCATCATTTTCTTTACTTCCAACATATTGCTCACATTGCTTTGTATGCCGCTAGGTCTTGATGGATATGGCCTTAGCTTTGCTATTAGCTCTATTCTGACATTTGTATATACCTCCTTTAGACTGACTGCGTATGTGAAAGACATCGATTTTCACACATTTATGGGAGATAAAGGAGCAGCTGAACGGAAAACATCGTACTTTCACAGATTAGGGAGGTTCTTCAATCGCTTAGGACTATAG
- a CDS encoding M48 family metallopeptidase — protein sequence MELKVYTVPIVLFYIIHAAVVLVLMKLVKKKNQEDLGVWKWVAAMSIILPIISPLLGYIVWRAAKRIQHDTLHSYDTYIDFSFLNYDEVAIEARKGLELTSFSVGLQGGNANLRKHLIVRLMEMEFENRGAYLAKALHSVDTETVHYAATTMNHVKESYERMIDEQEKQLSEDDVHSYLTLCNTYNQCIRSKIMDEAMEKRLYAEFQYVLEEALSLFPNHLVFADYLVFVYQAMGERTAALELAEEMVKKFPTNSEGYIRLLALYFEQHDFRSMKYVYQNLQRNVREADIPASVKPVLDVVRSV from the coding sequence ATGGAACTTAAGGTGTATACAGTACCTATCGTCCTTTTTTATATCATTCATGCAGCGGTTGTCCTTGTGTTAATGAAGCTGGTAAAGAAAAAAAACCAAGAAGATCTTGGTGTATGGAAGTGGGTTGCTGCGATGAGTATCATACTGCCCATTATCAGCCCTCTTTTGGGCTATATTGTCTGGAGGGCTGCGAAGCGTATTCAGCATGATACCCTCCATTCCTACGATACCTATATTGATTTTTCGTTTTTAAACTATGATGAAGTTGCGATTGAAGCAAGAAAGGGCTTAGAACTCACTTCATTTTCAGTGGGGCTACAAGGTGGAAATGCCAATCTGCGCAAACATTTAATTGTCCGATTGATGGAGATGGAATTTGAAAACAGAGGTGCTTATTTAGCAAAAGCCTTGCACAGTGTGGATACAGAAACCGTTCATTATGCTGCAACGACTATGAATCATGTGAAAGAAAGCTATGAAAGAATGATTGATGAGCAAGAAAAGCAGCTTTCTGAAGATGATGTACATAGTTACTTGACATTGTGTAATACGTACAATCAGTGTATCCGCAGCAAAATTATGGATGAGGCTATGGAAAAGCGTTTATATGCAGAATTTCAGTATGTCTTGGAAGAAGCTTTGTCGTTATTTCCAAATCATCTTGTATTTGCAGATTATCTAGTGTTTGTTTATCAAGCAATGGGAGAGCGTACCGCTGCACTGGAGTTGGCGGAAGAGATGGTAAAGAAGTTTCCTACAAATAGTGAAGGGTATATTCGGTTGCTTGCCTTGTATTTTGAGCAGCATGACTTTCGCAGTATGAAATACGTATATCAAAATTTGCAAAGAAATGTGAGAGAAGCGGATATCCCTGCATCTGTAAAACCAGTACTGGATGTAGTGAGGAGTGTATAA
- a CDS encoding endo alpha-1,4 polygalactosaminidase: MKVVKFLFCVVVALAAFWPSIGKVQASLVNPLKGAKTYKIFYNAPNKRMLSQLATYDFVIIEPYHYNATKIQQLQAKGTKVYGYISTMEAASWNQELMKRFAAKDFFYRGGKKVHYAEWDSYLMDITSVHYRGILMEEIKKHIVEKGFDGIFLDTVGDIDNEHTGSVLLQQRQGMKTFLQGIQKKYPNLSLIQNWGFATLKSTTAPYVDAIMWEGFHYKSVARDEWSLNRIRDLHALRKQYEIEVLTVSSAEKEKSTLLAKQNGFIHFHTNRGYDAW; encoded by the coding sequence GTGAAGGTGGTAAAGTTTTTGTTTTGTGTGGTGGTGGCTTTAGCTGCATTTTGGCCAAGTATAGGAAAGGTGCAAGCTAGTTTGGTGAATCCGCTGAAGGGCGCGAAGACGTATAAGATTTTTTATAATGCACCAAACAAACGGATGTTATCGCAGCTAGCGACATATGATTTTGTCATCATTGAGCCGTATCATTACAATGCTACAAAAATTCAGCAACTGCAAGCAAAGGGTACCAAGGTGTATGGATACATAAGTACAATGGAGGCTGCAAGCTGGAATCAAGAGCTGATGAAGCGTTTTGCCGCAAAGGATTTTTTTTATCGGGGTGGCAAAAAAGTACATTATGCGGAATGGGATTCTTATCTGATGGATATCACTTCTGTACATTACCGCGGTATCCTTATGGAGGAAATTAAAAAGCACATTGTAGAAAAGGGATTTGACGGTATTTTTCTGGATACAGTAGGTGATATTGACAACGAGCATACGGGCTCTGTGCTGCTTCAGCAGCGACAAGGGATGAAAACCTTCTTGCAGGGAATCCAGAAAAAGTATCCTAACCTATCCTTGATTCAAAACTGGGGCTTTGCCACATTAAAAAGCACAACAGCACCATATGTAGACGCTATTATGTGGGAGGGGTTTCACTATAAGAGTGTCGCACGTGATGAATGGTCTTTAAACCGCATCCGTGACCTTCACGCTCTGCGAAAGCAATACGAAATAGAAGTGTTGACGGTTTCATCTGCGGAGAAGGAAAAAAGCACATTGCTTGCGAAGCAAAATGGATTTATCCATTTTCATACGAATCGCGGCTATGACGCTTGGTAA
- a CDS encoding TrkH family potassium uptake protein encodes MADKLRGRKLSAVQLIVLFYLIAVAIGTLLLCLPGSLKPGVELSVIDALFTAVSAISVTGLTVVSTVDTFSHTGYFFLLVMFQLGGIGIMTLGTSIWLMLGKRIGFKERQLIRADQNQSGLAGLVQLMRQILLLILSIQAVGALVLSLYYLKYYSWKQAILHGIFSSISATTNAGFDITGESLIPYQYDYFIQFVHILLIISGAIGFPVLIEVKAYLTHKGKQPYRFSLFSKLTTATYFLLTLAGTIGIYILEHNRFLADKTWHASLFYALFHSTSTRSAGLATVDLNEFSESTQVFLSFLMFLGASPSSVGGGIRTTTFAIVVLSIFFYAQGRDTIKVFKREIDSKDVHRAFIVITTAFFIYSGSVFVMSYLEPSVHIVKLLFEVASAFGTTGLSLGITGELSTAGKLLLTVLMFIGRIGIFSLLFLVRNKVLREAYHYPVEKVIIG; translated from the coding sequence ATGGCGGATAAATTGCGCGGAAGAAAGCTTTCCGCGGTTCAATTAATTGTATTGTTTTATTTAATTGCTGTAGCAATTGGAACGCTGCTGCTTTGTTTGCCGGGTTCGTTAAAACCGGGCGTTGAATTGTCTGTAATTGATGCGCTGTTTACAGCGGTGAGCGCGATTAGCGTGACGGGTTTGACGGTTGTATCGACAGTGGATACGTTTAGTCATACAGGCTATTTCTTTTTGCTCGTTATGTTTCAGCTTGGCGGCATTGGGATTATGACGCTTGGCACGTCCATTTGGCTTATGTTAGGTAAGCGCATCGGCTTTAAAGAGAGACAGCTCATTCGGGCAGATCAAAACCAATCAGGTCTAGCAGGGCTTGTCCAACTCATGCGCCAAATTTTATTGTTGATTTTATCGATTCAAGCTGTCGGCGCCCTTGTGCTGAGCTTGTACTATTTAAAGTACTATAGCTGGAAACAAGCGATTTTACATGGTATATTTTCCTCAATTAGCGCTACAACAAATGCAGGCTTCGATATCACTGGAGAATCATTGATTCCGTATCAATACGATTACTTCATTCAATTTGTACACATTCTTTTAATTATTTCCGGTGCAATTGGGTTTCCCGTGTTGATTGAAGTAAAAGCATACCTAACGCATAAAGGGAAACAGCCTTACCGTTTTTCTTTATTTTCAAAGCTGACGACAGCAACGTACTTTTTGCTTACACTTGCGGGTACCATCGGCATTTATATATTGGAGCACAATCGCTTTTTAGCGGATAAAACATGGCATGCTTCGTTATTTTACGCCTTATTTCATTCCACATCTACCCGAAGTGCAGGCTTGGCTACGGTAGACCTTAATGAATTTTCAGAATCGACGCAGGTTTTTTTGTCTTTTTTAATGTTTCTTGGGGCATCTCCGAGCAGTGTAGGGGGCGGTATTCGAACGACGACGTTTGCGATTGTTGTTTTGAGTATTTTCTTTTATGCACAAGGCCGGGATACGATTAAGGTGTTTAAGCGTGAGATTGACTCGAAAGATGTACATCGAGCTTTTATTGTTATTACGACAGCGTTCTTCATTTATTCAGGTTCGGTGTTTGTCATGAGCTATCTGGAGCCTTCTGTTCATATTGTAAAGCTTTTATTTGAAGTAGCATCAGCTTTCGGTACAACTGGGTTGTCATTAGGGATTACCGGAGAGCTTTCAACGGCAGGCAAACTTTTGCTGACAGTTCTCATGTTTATTGGTCGCATCGGCATTTTCTCATTATTGTTTTTAGTACGAAATAAGGTACTTAGAGAAGCTTATCATTATCCAGTTGAAAAAGTGATTATCGGTTAA
- a CDS encoding aspartate kinase, protein MKVVKFGGTSLASAEQIKKVFQIVTSDSMRKVVVVSAPGKRTKDDSKVTDLLIACANGYMQGDGQRYLHQILERYVEITKELDVDMMEQIRADLYEVVEGDKSDPAAYMDAVKASGEDNCAKIVAAYFRKQGVQAQYVNPGVAGLIVTNDPGNAQVLPQSYDYLYKLREEDGILIVPGFFGYSESGRVVTFSRGGSDITGSILANGMKATMYENFTDVDAVYAVNPNFINKPAEIKELTYQEMRELSYAGFAVFHDEALIPAFRAGIPVNIKNTNNPQAPGTKIMHTRQHTNGPVIGIASDTGFCSINVSKYLMNREVGFGRRLLHILEDEGISYEHTPSGIDDISVIVRQQQLNEEIEARVVARITDELAVDSVAVERNLAMIMLVGEGMRSNVGTMARAAIALANAGVNIEMINQGSSEVSMMFGVKEEEEKKAVCALYEAFFTLSKV, encoded by the coding sequence ATGAAGGTAGTAAAGTTTGGTGGCACATCGCTTGCTTCTGCAGAACAAATCAAAAAGGTATTTCAAATTGTAACAAGTGACTCTATGCGAAAAGTGGTCGTTGTATCAGCGCCGGGAAAACGAACGAAGGACGACAGCAAGGTGACGGATTTACTCATTGCATGTGCAAATGGCTATATGCAAGGAGATGGACAACGGTATTTGCATCAAATCTTGGAGCGCTACGTGGAAATTACAAAAGAGCTTGATGTAGATATGATGGAACAAATTCGTGCAGACCTATACGAGGTTGTGGAGGGAGATAAGTCTGACCCGGCTGCCTATATGGATGCGGTAAAAGCAAGTGGTGAGGATAACTGTGCCAAAATTGTGGCTGCGTACTTTAGAAAGCAAGGCGTGCAGGCCCAATACGTAAACCCTGGAGTTGCAGGTCTTATTGTGACGAACGACCCTGGCAACGCACAAGTTCTGCCGCAATCCTATGATTATTTGTATAAGCTTCGTGAGGAAGACGGGATATTAATTGTTCCTGGTTTTTTTGGCTACTCGGAAAGTGGCAGGGTTGTAACGTTTTCTAGAGGTGGTTCTGATATTACAGGTTCGATTTTAGCGAATGGTATGAAAGCAACGATGTATGAAAACTTTACAGACGTGGATGCGGTGTATGCGGTCAATCCAAACTTCATTAACAAACCGGCTGAGATCAAAGAATTAACATACCAAGAAATGCGCGAGTTATCCTATGCAGGCTTTGCAGTATTTCATGATGAGGCATTAATTCCAGCATTTCGTGCGGGTATTCCTGTTAATATTAAGAATACAAATAACCCGCAGGCCCCAGGGACAAAAATTATGCACACACGTCAGCATACGAACGGTCCTGTTATCGGCATTGCAAGTGACACTGGTTTTTGCAGTATAAATGTTAGCAAATATCTCATGAATCGCGAGGTTGGTTTTGGACGACGACTTCTTCATATTTTGGAGGATGAAGGTATTTCTTATGAGCATACACCATCTGGCATTGATGATATTTCGGTGATTGTGCGTCAGCAACAATTGAATGAAGAAATAGAAGCGCGCGTGGTTGCGCGTATTACAGATGAGCTTGCGGTTGACAGTGTAGCAGTTGAGCGGAATTTAGCGATGATTATGCTAGTTGGCGAAGGTATGCGCAGCAACGTTGGAACGATGGCACGAGCGGCAATTGCGCTTGCAAATGCCGGTGTGAATATTGAAATGATCAATCAAGGCTCGTCAGAGGTTAGTATGATGTTTGGCGTGAAGGAAGAAGAAGAAAAAAAGGCAGTATGTGCATTATATGAAGCATTTTTTACACTTTCTAAGGTTTGA
- a CDS encoding YwqG family protein: MPYTIEEFIHTYGLTHLQNELLASVFPCIKVTPSPRADIAIGASKMGGHPDLPAGFTYPVVNGTPLRFVAQIRLADVPQTAFSAAFPKTGRLYFFYHEDSFEKPGYVMFSESDGITPYEVETPYPQSALSFSVTCKLPELFIEDEEDSDRFLQMLEQLQPDHYNNHQMFGEPFSIHEDVFEIAALHTRKQTDDFTLLLQIDSDPQTGMQWGEMGMLYFVIANDALNERRFNEAMCVMQCF; encoded by the coding sequence ATGCCCTATACTATAGAAGAATTTATTCATACATACGGACTAACACACCTGCAAAACGAGCTTTTAGCAAGTGTATTCCCTTGCATTAAGGTAACGCCGTCTCCTCGTGCAGATATAGCAATCGGCGCTTCTAAAATGGGAGGCCACCCCGACTTACCTGCAGGCTTTACTTATCCGGTTGTGAACGGAACACCTTTACGTTTCGTGGCACAAATTCGACTGGCCGACGTGCCCCAAACAGCATTCTCTGCCGCTTTTCCTAAAACAGGAAGACTCTATTTTTTTTATCACGAAGATTCCTTTGAGAAGCCTGGCTATGTAATGTTTAGTGAAAGTGATGGTATTACACCTTATGAAGTCGAAACACCTTATCCGCAAAGCGCATTATCCTTTAGCGTGACCTGCAAATTGCCAGAACTATTTATTGAAGATGAAGAAGATAGCGACCGCTTTCTGCAAATGCTAGAGCAGCTGCAGCCCGACCATTATAACAACCATCAGATGTTTGGAGAGCCGTTTTCCATTCATGAAGATGTATTTGAAATAGCCGCTCTTCACACGCGAAAACAAACCGATGACTTTACACTGCTGCTTCAAATTGATTCCGATCCGCAAACTGGTATGCAGTGGGGGGAAATGGGAATGCTGTACTTTGTTATTGCTAATGATGCATTAAACGAACGGCGCTTTAACGAAGCCATGTGCGTGATGCAATGTTTCTAA